One stretch of Cedecea neteri DNA includes these proteins:
- the dsdA gene encoding D-serine ammonia-lyase — protein MKSTELNALTEQFPLLSELTALNETTWFNPGATSLAEGLPHVGLTEQDVKEAHARLARFAPYLAKAFPETAATGGIIESELAAIPAMQKRLEKENGQTVCGKLWLKKDSHLPISGSIKARGGIYEVLTHAEKLAIEAGLLSLEDDYSQLLSPELREFFSRYSIAVGSTGNLGLSIGIISARIGFRVTVHMSADAREWKKAKLRSHGVEVVEYAEDYGVAVEQGRKAAEADANCFFIDDENSRTLFLGYAVAGQRLKDQFSRQAITVDEQHPLFVYLPCGVGGGPGGVAFGLKLAFGDHVHCIFAEPTHSPCMLLGVYTGLHDALSVQDIGIDNLTAADGLAVGRASGFVGRAMQRLLDGFYTVDDQTLYNMLGWLAEEENIRLEPSALAGMAGPQRVCATASYHEMQGFSARQLNNAMHLVWATGGGMVPEAEMAQYLAKAR, from the coding sequence ATGAAATCGACAGAATTAAACGCATTAACCGAACAATTCCCGCTGCTCAGCGAGCTTACCGCCCTGAACGAAACGACCTGGTTTAACCCAGGAGCAACCTCCCTTGCCGAAGGCTTGCCGCATGTTGGCCTGACAGAGCAGGACGTGAAAGAAGCGCATGCCCGGCTGGCTCGCTTTGCGCCATATCTGGCGAAAGCCTTCCCGGAAACCGCAGCAACCGGCGGTATTATCGAGTCAGAGCTGGCCGCAATTCCGGCGATGCAAAAACGGCTGGAAAAAGAAAATGGGCAGACAGTCTGCGGCAAGCTGTGGCTGAAAAAAGACAGTCACCTTCCTATTTCCGGCTCGATTAAGGCTCGCGGGGGCATTTATGAAGTCCTGACTCACGCGGAGAAACTGGCTATCGAGGCCGGGTTGCTTAGCCTTGAAGATGACTACAGCCAGCTGCTGTCCCCTGAATTACGTGAGTTTTTCAGCCGCTACAGTATTGCCGTTGGCTCTACCGGCAACCTGGGGCTGTCGATTGGTATCATCAGCGCCCGAATCGGCTTCCGCGTCACGGTGCATATGTCCGCCGACGCCCGCGAATGGAAAAAAGCCAAACTGCGCAGTCACGGCGTTGAGGTGGTTGAATATGCGGAAGATTACGGCGTCGCCGTTGAGCAGGGGCGAAAAGCCGCCGAGGCGGACGCCAACTGTTTCTTTATCGATGATGAAAACTCCCGCACGCTGTTCCTGGGTTACGCCGTCGCCGGGCAACGGCTGAAAGACCAATTCTCACGGCAGGCTATAACCGTTGATGAGCAGCATCCTTTGTTCGTCTACCTGCCCTGCGGCGTCGGCGGCGGCCCCGGTGGCGTAGCATTTGGGCTGAAGCTGGCCTTCGGCGATCACGTTCACTGTATTTTTGCCGAGCCAACTCACTCCCCCTGCATGCTGTTAGGCGTTTACACCGGCCTGCATGATGCGCTTTCCGTGCAGGATATCGGAATTGATAACCTGACCGCCGCCGACGGCCTGGCCGTGGGACGGGCTTCCGGCTTTGTCGGCAGAGCGATGCAAAGGCTGCTGGACGGCTTCTATACCGTGGACGATCAAACGCTGTACAACATGCTCGGCTGGCTGGCAGAAGAAGAGAATATTCGCCTGGAGCCTTCGGCCCTGGCCGGAATGGCCGGGCCGCAGCGAGTTTGTGCCACGGCTTCTTACCACGAGATGCAGGGTTTCAGCGCCCGGCAGCTTAATAACGCGATGCACCTGGTCTGGGCCACCGGGGGCGGTATGGTTCCTGAAGCTGAGATGGCACAGTATTTAGCGAAGGCTCGCTGA
- a CDS encoding MFS transporter translates to MTTSTFSPPPADAQHAAEERLATPEGKRDFVRATFSCWLGTTMEYADFALYGLAAGIIFGDVFFPDATPVMALLSSFAAYSVGFVARPIGALLFGRLGDRYGRKMVMIITIALMGCSTTLIGLIPSYAQIGVWAPTCLVILRFAQGLGAGAELSGGTVMLGEYAPVKRRGLVSSIIGLGSNSGTLLASLTWLLALQMDKETLLSWGWRIPFLCSMLIAVVALVIRQHLRETPVFERQKALLEAERKQSLEKGLAQQQEDPRSFWRRTRAFWTMVGLRIGENGPSYLAQGFIIGYVAKVLAVDKSVPTLAVLIASVLGFAIIPFAGWLSDRFGRRIVYRWFCLLLIIYAFPAFMLLDSREPMIVIPTIVVGMGLASLGIFGVQAAWGVELFGVTNRYTKMAFAKELGSILSGGTAPLVAAALLSWTGHWWPIALYFAVMAGIGLVTTFFAPETRGRDLNLPEDAI, encoded by the coding sequence ATGACGACAAGCACTTTCTCTCCTCCTCCGGCTGACGCACAGCACGCTGCTGAGGAACGCCTGGCGACGCCCGAAGGCAAACGCGATTTTGTTCGTGCGACCTTCTCCTGCTGGCTTGGCACCACCATGGAATACGCCGACTTTGCGCTTTACGGCCTGGCGGCAGGGATAATCTTTGGTGACGTCTTCTTCCCGGATGCCACGCCGGTCATGGCGCTGCTTTCAAGCTTTGCCGCTTACTCCGTCGGGTTCGTTGCCCGGCCGATAGGCGCCCTGCTGTTTGGCAGGCTGGGCGACCGCTACGGCAGAAAGATGGTGATGATCATTACTATTGCGCTGATGGGCTGCTCCACCACGCTTATTGGCCTGATCCCGAGCTACGCACAAATTGGCGTCTGGGCGCCAACCTGCCTGGTTATTCTGCGTTTTGCTCAAGGGCTGGGCGCAGGCGCGGAGCTGTCCGGCGGCACCGTGATGCTGGGTGAATATGCCCCGGTCAAACGTCGCGGCCTGGTCTCTTCCATTATCGGGCTGGGCTCCAACAGCGGCACGCTGCTGGCCTCGCTGACCTGGCTGCTGGCGCTGCAAATGGATAAAGAAACGCTGCTCTCCTGGGGCTGGCGCATTCCGTTCCTGTGCAGCATGTTGATCGCCGTTGTCGCCCTGGTCATCCGTCAGCATCTGCGTGAAACGCCGGTCTTTGAACGGCAGAAAGCGCTGCTGGAAGCCGAGCGCAAACAGAGCCTGGAAAAAGGGCTGGCCCAGCAGCAGGAAGACCCGCGCAGCTTCTGGCGACGCACTCGCGCTTTCTGGACGATGGTCGGGCTACGCATCGGCGAGAACGGTCCGTCTTATCTCGCACAGGGATTTATCATCGGCTACGTCGCTAAAGTGCTGGCGGTAGATAAATCCGTCCCCACGCTGGCGGTGCTGATTGCCTCGGTGCTGGGCTTCGCGATTATTCCTTTTGCCGGCTGGCTTTCCGACCGCTTTGGCCGCCGTATCGTTTACCGCTGGTTCTGCCTGCTGTTAATTATCTATGCCTTCCCGGCCTTTATGCTGCTGGACTCACGCGAGCCGATGATTGTTATACCGACCATCGTCGTCGGTATGGGGCTGGCTTCGCTGGGGATTTTCGGCGTGCAGGCGGCCTGGGGCGTAGAGCTGTTTGGCGTCACCAACCGCTACACCAAAATGGCGTTTGCCAAAGAGCTTGGGTCGATACTTTCCGGCGGAACCGCGCCGCTGGTTGCCGCCGCGCTGTTGTCCTGGACCGGGCACTGGTGGCCTATCGCGCTCTACTTCGCGGTGATGGCGGGGATTGGGTTGGTAACAACCTTCTTTGCCCCGGAAACCCGAGGTCGCGACCTTAATCTACCGGAAGACGCTATTTGA
- the emrD gene encoding multidrug efflux MFS transporter EmrD, with the protein MRKLANIHLLMMLILLVAVGQMTQTIYIPSIPDMAHEMGVRSGAIQRVMAAYLFTYGVSQLFYGPLSDRIGRRPVILAGMVIFMLATLGAMFTTNLHILVLASALQGMGTGVAGVMARTMPRDLYEGGDLRQANSLLNMGILVSPLLAPVIGGMLDSVWGWRACYGFLLLLCAIVAFSMWRWLPETRPADAAPPRLMRSYKMLLGNISFNCYLLMLVGGLAGVAVFEACSGVLMGGVLGLSGVVVSILFILPIPAAFFGSWYAGRQNVRFPSLMWQAVLSCLLAGILMWIPGWFGIMNIWTLLVPAALFFFGAGMLFPLATSGAMEPFPFLAGTAGALVGGLQNIGSGVMAWFSALMPQTGQYSIGMLMTAMGVLILCCWLPLAQRFQHHSETV; encoded by the coding sequence ATGAGAAAGTTAGCCAATATCCACCTGCTGATGATGTTGATTCTGCTGGTTGCTGTCGGGCAGATGACACAGACGATTTATATTCCTTCGATTCCCGATATGGCTCATGAAATGGGCGTACGCAGCGGCGCAATTCAGCGCGTGATGGCGGCCTATTTGTTTACCTACGGCGTGTCGCAGCTGTTTTATGGCCCGCTTTCCGACCGCATTGGCCGCCGCCCGGTGATCCTCGCCGGCATGGTGATTTTCATGCTGGCCACGCTCGGCGCGATGTTTACCACTAATTTGCATATTCTGGTGCTGGCGAGCGCCCTGCAGGGGATGGGCACCGGCGTGGCCGGGGTGATGGCGAGAACCATGCCGCGCGACCTTTACGAAGGCGGCGATTTACGTCAGGCCAATAGCCTGCTGAACATGGGTATTCTGGTGAGCCCGCTGCTGGCACCGGTTATCGGCGGGATGCTGGACAGCGTCTGGGGCTGGCGCGCCTGCTACGGTTTCCTGCTGCTGCTGTGCGCCATTGTGGCGTTTTCTATGTGGCGCTGGCTGCCGGAAACCCGCCCGGCGGACGCCGCGCCGCCGCGCCTGATGCGCAGCTACAAAATGCTGCTCGGCAATATCTCCTTTAACTGCTATTTGCTGATGTTAGTCGGCGGGCTGGCGGGCGTGGCGGTGTTTGAAGCCTGCTCCGGCGTGCTGATGGGTGGCGTGCTTGGCCTGAGCGGCGTGGTGGTCAGCATCCTGTTTATTCTGCCTATACCGGCGGCATTTTTTGGCTCCTGGTATGCGGGCCGCCAGAACGTGCGCTTCCCCAGCCTGATGTGGCAGGCGGTATTGAGTTGCCTGCTCGCCGGTATTTTGATGTGGATCCCTGGCTGGTTCGGCATCATGAATATCTGGACGTTGCTGGTGCCTGCAGCGCTGTTCTTCTTCGGCGCAGGCATGCTGTTCCCGCTGGCGACCAGCGGCGCGATGGAGCCGTTCCCGTTCCTCGCCGGTACCGCAGGCGCGCTGGTTGGTGGCCTGCAAAATATCGGCTCCGGCGTGATGGCCTGGTTCTCCGCGCTGATGCCGCAAACCGGGCAATACAGCATCGGAATGCTGATGACGGCGATGGGCGTGCTGATCCTGTGCTGCTGGCTGCCGCTGGCGCAGCGATTCCAGCATCACAGCGAGACGGTGTAA
- a CDS encoding basic amino acid ABC transporter substrate-binding protein codes for MKSVVVGGCLLAALFSSAQALAQTYVVGSGGTYRPFEYENSQKQLEGFDIDIIKAVAKAEGFDIKLVNTPWEGIFATLNSGDRDIIISGITITDKRKAMVDFSTPYFPAEQSIVVPTDSKVDSVTALKGKKVGVVNSSTGDIVVSDVLGKNSTDIKRFDNTPLMLQELTEDGIDAAVGDVGVVKYYIKSHPEKPLKLVPDSKFERQYFGIAVAKGNAELKGKIDAGLKKIIADGTYAKIYATWFDNNVPTLPAE; via the coding sequence ATGAAATCAGTAGTGGTTGGCGGGTGTTTACTCGCGGCGTTGTTCAGCTCTGCACAGGCGCTGGCCCAAACCTACGTTGTGGGTTCCGGCGGCACCTACCGTCCGTTTGAATACGAAAATAGCCAGAAGCAGCTGGAAGGTTTTGATATCGATATCATCAAAGCCGTCGCGAAGGCGGAAGGCTTTGATATCAAGCTGGTTAACACCCCGTGGGAAGGCATTTTCGCCACGCTGAACTCCGGCGACCGCGACATCATCATTTCCGGCATCACCATCACCGACAAGCGTAAAGCGATGGTCGATTTCTCCACCCCGTACTTCCCGGCCGAGCAGTCCATCGTGGTACCGACCGACTCTAAAGTAGACTCCGTTACCGCCCTGAAAGGCAAAAAAGTGGGCGTGGTTAACTCCAGCACCGGCGACATCGTTGTTTCCGACGTCCTGGGTAAAAACAGCACTGATATCAAACGTTTCGATAACACCCCGCTGATGCTGCAGGAGCTGACCGAAGACGGCATCGACGCCGCAGTTGGCGACGTCGGCGTGGTGAAGTACTACATCAAATCCCACCCGGAGAAACCGCTGAAGCTGGTTCCGGACAGCAAGTTTGAACGCCAATACTTCGGCATTGCGGTGGCTAAAGGCAACGCCGAGCTGAAGGGTAAAATCGACGCTGGCCTGAAGAAAATCATCGCCGACGGCACCTACGCTAAAATTTACGCCACCTGGTTTGACAACAACGTTCCAACCCTCCCGGCAGAGTAA
- the dsdX gene encoding D-serine transporter DsdX produces MGSQIWVVGTLLASIILIVLTIVKLKLHPFLALLLASFFVGVMMGMGPLEMVNAVESGIGGTLGFLAAVIGLGTILGKMMEVSGAAERIGLALQRCRWLSADVIMVLVGLICGITLFVEVGVVLLIPLAFSIAKKTHTSLLKLAIPLCTALMAVHCVVPPHPAALFVTNKLGADVGTVIVYGLAVGLLASLVGGPLFLKCLGNRLPFKSVPAEFSDLQTRDAASLPSLSATLFTVLLPIFLMLAKTLAELNMTPGSTTYTALEFIGNPITAMFIAVFVAYYLLGLRQNMGIATLLNHTETGFGSIANILMIIGAGGAFNAILKASGMADSLALSLSSLHMHPILLAWLVALILHAAVGSATVAMMGATAIVAPLLPLYPNVSPEIVTLAIGSGAIGCTIVTDSLFWLVKQYCGATLHETFKYYTTATFIASLVALAGTFLLSFII; encoded by the coding sequence ATGGGATCGCAAATCTGGGTGGTGGGTACGCTGCTTGCCAGCATAATTTTAATCGTGCTGACCATCGTAAAACTGAAGCTTCATCCTTTCCTCGCGCTGCTGCTGGCGAGCTTTTTCGTCGGCGTGATGATGGGCATGGGCCCGCTGGAGATGGTTAACGCGGTGGAAAGCGGCATCGGCGGCACGCTGGGCTTTTTAGCCGCGGTCATCGGACTGGGCACCATTTTGGGAAAAATGATGGAAGTTTCCGGTGCCGCCGAGCGTATTGGCCTGGCGCTGCAGCGCTGCCGCTGGCTCTCCGCCGACGTGATTATGGTGCTGGTCGGGCTGATTTGTGGCATTACGCTGTTCGTTGAGGTTGGCGTGGTGCTGCTGATCCCATTGGCGTTTTCCATCGCCAAAAAGACCCACACTTCACTGCTGAAGCTGGCAATCCCGCTGTGTACCGCGCTGATGGCGGTTCACTGCGTGGTGCCACCCCACCCGGCGGCGCTGTTCGTGACCAATAAGCTCGGCGCCGACGTAGGCACCGTGATTGTGTATGGCCTGGCGGTTGGCCTGCTGGCGTCTCTGGTGGGTGGCCCACTTTTCCTGAAGTGCCTGGGCAATCGCCTGCCTTTTAAATCCGTTCCCGCCGAATTTTCGGATCTGCAAACGCGAGACGCGGCTTCTCTGCCGTCTTTGAGCGCCACGCTGTTTACCGTGCTGCTGCCTATTTTCCTGATGCTGGCGAAGACGCTCGCGGAACTGAACATGACGCCGGGCAGCACGACGTATACCGCGCTGGAGTTCATCGGCAACCCAATTACCGCGATGTTTATCGCCGTTTTCGTGGCCTATTATCTGCTGGGCCTGCGCCAGAACATGGGTATTGCTACGCTGCTGAACCACACCGAGACCGGCTTTGGCTCCATTGCTAATATCCTGATGATCATCGGGGCCGGCGGCGCGTTTAACGCCATCCTCAAGGCCAGCGGCATGGCAGACAGCCTCGCGCTGAGCCTTTCCAGCCTGCATATGCACCCGATCCTGCTTGCCTGGCTGGTTGCCCTTATTCTTCACGCCGCCGTCGGCTCCGCGACCGTGGCGATGATGGGTGCCACGGCTATCGTTGCCCCGCTGCTGCCGCTCTATCCCAACGTTAGCCCCGAGATTGTTACGCTCGCGATTGGCTCCGGCGCTATCGGCTGCACCATTGTGACCGACTCGCTGTTCTGGCTGGTGAAGCAATACTGCGGCGCCACGCTCCATGAAACCTTTAAGTACTACACCACGGCGACATTCATCGCTTCTTTAGTTGCACTGGCTGGCACATTCCTGCTTTCCTTTATCATCTGA
- a CDS encoding LacI family DNA-binding transcriptional regulator has translation MTKPHVHRVTRAEVAKEAGTSVAVVSYVINNGPRPVAQATRERVLAAIKKTGYRPNGIARALASGTTRTYGLVVPNIANPFISSMAHALQQEAFADGRVLLLGDSGDDRARELELINNLLHRQVDGLIYTSVDRHPYIDLIQASGTPCVMLDRVEPELNVCSIQVNEQHAARRATRHLIEHGYRDIAIICGPQEMLNTQDRISGWRLALEEAGLAVRPEWIFSTDYTRQGGYDATKQMLAGELPRALFATNEQQAFGCLRALSEHGLSAPKDLALVCFNGTLESAFNVPSLTTVRQPVTQMAKKAVEMLKKWDGQPHKYEFDFELEIGGSCGCRSLTTSRKSQVT, from the coding sequence GTGACTAAGCCTCATGTGCACCGCGTTACCCGCGCTGAAGTCGCCAAAGAAGCAGGCACTTCCGTTGCGGTCGTCAGCTACGTGATTAACAACGGCCCTCGCCCGGTTGCGCAGGCCACCCGTGAGCGCGTGCTCGCCGCTATAAAGAAAACCGGCTATCGCCCGAACGGCATCGCCAGGGCTTTAGCCAGTGGCACCACGCGCACCTACGGCTTAGTCGTGCCCAATATCGCCAACCCGTTTATCTCGTCCATGGCGCACGCTCTCCAGCAGGAGGCCTTTGCCGATGGCCGGGTGCTGCTGCTGGGCGATTCCGGTGATGACCGCGCCCGCGAGCTGGAGCTTATCAACAACCTGCTGCATCGCCAGGTCGACGGGCTGATTTATACCAGCGTCGACAGGCATCCTTACATCGATCTTATCCAGGCCAGCGGCACGCCTTGCGTCATGCTGGACAGGGTCGAACCGGAGCTGAACGTCTGCTCAATTCAGGTTAACGAGCAGCACGCCGCCCGGCGAGCAACCCGCCATTTGATTGAGCATGGCTATCGCGATATCGCCATTATTTGCGGGCCTCAGGAGATGCTGAACACTCAGGATCGTATCAGCGGCTGGCGGCTGGCGCTGGAAGAGGCGGGCCTTGCCGTTCGCCCGGAATGGATTTTTTCAACGGATTACACCCGCCAGGGCGGCTACGATGCAACAAAGCAAATGCTGGCGGGCGAACTGCCTCGCGCGCTGTTTGCCACCAATGAACAACAGGCCTTTGGCTGCCTGAGAGCGCTGTCTGAACATGGACTTTCCGCGCCGAAAGATCTGGCGCTGGTGTGCTTTAACGGCACGCTGGAGTCAGCCTTTAACGTCCCGTCTTTGACCACCGTGCGCCAGCCGGTCACGCAGATGGCGAAGAAGGCCGTCGAGATGCTGAAAAAATGGGACGGGCAGCCGCATAAATATGAATTCGATTTTGAGCTGGAGATCGGCGGGTCCTGCGGCTGCCGCTCCCTCACCACAAGCAGGAAGTCACAGGTAACATGA
- the dsdC gene encoding DNA-binding transcriptional regulator DsdC has protein sequence METSREGRNRLLNGWQLSKLYTFEVAARHQSFALAADELSLSPSAVSHRINQLEEELGIQLFVRSHRKVELTHEGKRVFWALKSSLDTLNQEILDIKNQELSGTLTVYSRPSIAQCWLVPALGDFTQRYPSISLTILTGNDNLNLQRAGIDLALYFDDAPSSQLSHHFLMDEAILPVCSPEYARRFELHSRPSQLRHCTLLHDRQAWSNDSGTDEWYSWAQQFGIELPASTGIGFDRSDLAVIAAMNHVGVAMGRKRLVQKRLERGELIAPFGDKTLKCHQHYYISTLAGRQWPKIDAFISWLKALAEEAK, from the coding sequence ATGGAAACGTCACGCGAAGGGCGCAATCGGTTATTAAACGGCTGGCAGCTGTCGAAGCTGTACACCTTTGAGGTGGCGGCGCGCCATCAATCTTTTGCGCTGGCGGCGGATGAACTGTCGCTGAGCCCCAGCGCCGTTAGCCACCGGATAAACCAGCTGGAAGAGGAGCTGGGGATCCAGCTTTTTGTTCGCTCGCACCGTAAAGTGGAGCTGACGCATGAAGGCAAGCGGGTGTTCTGGGCGCTGAAATCGTCTCTGGATACGCTGAATCAGGAGATTCTGGATATCAAAAATCAGGAACTCTCCGGCACGCTGACCGTGTACTCAAGGCCGTCGATTGCCCAGTGCTGGCTGGTGCCCGCGCTGGGAGATTTTACCCAGCGCTACCCTTCTATTTCGTTAACCATTCTGACCGGGAACGACAACCTGAATTTACAGCGTGCAGGCATCGATCTGGCGCTCTATTTTGACGATGCGCCGTCCTCGCAGCTGAGCCACCATTTCCTGATGGACGAGGCGATTCTGCCGGTTTGCAGCCCGGAATATGCCCGCCGCTTTGAGCTTCATTCGCGGCCTTCTCAGCTGCGCCACTGCACTTTGCTGCACGACCGGCAGGCGTGGAGCAATGATTCCGGCACCGACGAGTGGTACAGCTGGGCGCAGCAGTTTGGCATTGAGCTGCCCGCTTCGACCGGTATTGGTTTCGATCGCTCTGACCTGGCGGTGATTGCCGCGATGAACCACGTTGGCGTGGCGATGGGGCGAAAAAGGCTGGTGCAGAAGCGGCTGGAGCGGGGCGAACTCATCGCCCCTTTTGGGGATAAAACGTTGAAATGCCATCAGCATTACTACATTTCGACCCTTGCTGGCCGACAATGGCCGAAGATTGACGCTTTTATCAGCTGGCTTAAAGCCCTGGCCGAAGAGGCAAAATAA
- a CDS encoding amino acid ABC transporter ATP-binding protein, with protein MIHVKDLQKQFGKTHVLRGISCDIAPQEVVCVIGPSGSGKSTFLRCLNALEKPDGGEVVVNGFAVHDPKTNLNTLREGVGMVFQRFNLFPHMTVLENLIMAPMSLKGLSKAEAVNRAEKLLQKVGLLDKIDAWPSSLSGGQQQRVAIARALAMEPSIILFDEPTSALDPELVGEVLAVMKQLAQEGMTMIIVTHEMGFAREVADRVIFIDQGVIQEQGVPAQLFSAPQNPRTQAFLSKVL; from the coding sequence GTGATTCACGTTAAGGACTTACAGAAACAATTTGGCAAAACTCACGTGCTGCGCGGCATCTCCTGCGATATCGCGCCGCAGGAAGTAGTTTGCGTGATTGGCCCTTCGGGCTCCGGCAAAAGTACGTTTCTGCGCTGCCTGAACGCGCTGGAAAAACCGGACGGCGGCGAAGTGGTGGTGAATGGTTTCGCGGTACATGACCCAAAAACTAACCTCAACACGCTGCGTGAAGGCGTGGGCATGGTGTTCCAGCGCTTTAACCTGTTCCCGCACATGACGGTGCTGGAAAATCTGATTATGGCGCCGATGTCGCTGAAAGGGCTGTCAAAAGCGGAAGCGGTGAATCGCGCCGAGAAGCTGCTGCAAAAGGTGGGGCTGTTGGACAAAATCGACGCCTGGCCTTCAAGCCTGTCCGGCGGCCAGCAGCAGCGTGTGGCGATTGCCCGAGCGCTGGCGATGGAACCGTCGATTATCCTGTTCGATGAGCCAACCTCTGCGCTGGATCCTGAGCTGGTCGGCGAAGTGCTGGCGGTCATGAAACAGCTGGCGCAGGAAGGGATGACGATGATCATCGTGACCCATGAAATGGGCTTTGCCCGCGAAGTGGCGGACCGGGTTATCTTTATCGACCAGGGCGTCATTCAGGAGCAGGGCGTACCAGCGCAGCTCTTTAGCGCGCCGCAAAACCCGCGAACTCAGGCCTTCCTCAGCAAGGTGCTGTAA
- a CDS encoding amino acid ABC transporter permease has protein sequence MTGFRWEIISEYAPLFMQGALMTIKCTIICVILGTTWGLLLGLGRMAHADDGPWKHVLRYAVQWPVRVYVSAFRGTPLFVQIMVVHFALVPLFINPRDGVMITSGMMSVDFARELRSEYGAFLSCVVAITLNAGAYVSEIFRAGIQSIDKGQMEASRALGMGWGKTMRKVILPQAFRRILPPLGNNAIAIVKDSSLASAIGLADLAYAARTVSGAYATYWEPYLTISVVYWVLTFLLSLLVQHMEKRLGKSDSR, from the coding sequence ATGACCGGATTTCGCTGGGAGATAATCTCAGAATACGCGCCGTTATTTATGCAGGGCGCGCTGATGACCATCAAGTGCACCATTATCTGCGTGATTTTAGGCACAACGTGGGGGCTGCTGCTGGGGCTGGGCCGTATGGCTCACGCCGACGACGGCCCGTGGAAACACGTGCTGCGTTATGCAGTGCAGTGGCCGGTACGCGTTTACGTCAGCGCGTTTCGCGGCACGCCTTTGTTCGTGCAGATCATGGTGGTTCACTTTGCGCTGGTGCCGCTGTTTATTAACCCGCGCGACGGGGTAATGATCACCAGCGGGATGATGTCCGTGGACTTTGCCCGCGAGCTACGTTCCGAGTACGGCGCATTTCTCTCCTGCGTGGTGGCGATCACCCTGAACGCCGGGGCCTATGTGTCCGAGATTTTCCGCGCCGGTATTCAGTCCATCGATAAAGGGCAGATGGAAGCTTCACGCGCGCTCGGCATGGGCTGGGGCAAAACGATGCGCAAGGTTATTCTGCCGCAGGCTTTCCGCCGCATCCTGCCGCCGCTGGGCAACAACGCGATTGCTATTGTGAAAGACTCGTCGCTGGCTTCCGCCATCGGCCTTGCCGACCTGGCCTACGCGGCGCGTACCGTTTCCGGCGCTTACGCGACCTACTGGGAACCGTACCTGACCATCTCCGTGGTGTACTGGGTTCTGACGTTCCTGCTATCGCTGCTGGTGCAACATATGGAAAAGAGGCTTGGCAAAAGTGATTCACGTTAA
- a CDS encoding nucleoside hydrolase, whose product MKRLIIDCDPGNGVAGANVDDGLALALALAAPEISLELITTVSGNTPSEVGYAVASDLVARLGVSVEVARGASRALIEPSAPWREHLDHKVDKVGLRHLWKDVIAPQMLAEVAPLAVHKMGELICANPGEISLIAIGPLTNVALALQLYPQMANAVKEIVIMGGVFNVDGYLKDTNFGVDPEAAHAVLTSGANIVLVPMDVTTQTMMTHEDLDALATCDNRLSRFLVETIRPWMDFSMQTRQLPGCWIHDVLTVAWLLEPELVSWTEDYVDVSLNGLSRGRTLRYGPEHLRLAVNVDAPQGKPVTLLQTVDNQKLLALIDRHIRQFA is encoded by the coding sequence ATGAAGCGTTTAATTATCGATTGCGATCCGGGTAACGGCGTTGCCGGGGCTAACGTAGACGATGGTCTGGCTCTGGCCCTTGCCCTGGCGGCGCCGGAGATTTCTCTGGAGCTTATCACCACCGTGTCCGGCAATACGCCAAGCGAAGTGGGCTACGCCGTGGCGTCTGATTTAGTCGCCCGGCTGGGCGTGTCCGTTGAGGTTGCCAGGGGCGCCTCGCGCGCGCTGATTGAGCCGTCGGCGCCGTGGCGTGAACACCTGGATCATAAGGTCGATAAAGTGGGCCTGCGCCATCTCTGGAAGGACGTGATTGCCCCGCAAATGCTGGCCGAAGTGGCCCCGCTGGCGGTGCATAAGATGGGCGAGCTTATCTGCGCGAATCCGGGTGAGATTTCGCTGATTGCCATTGGGCCGTTAACCAACGTGGCGCTGGCTTTGCAGCTGTATCCGCAGATGGCGAACGCGGTGAAAGAGATAGTGATTATGGGCGGCGTGTTTAACGTTGACGGCTACCTGAAGGACACCAATTTTGGCGTTGACCCGGAGGCCGCGCACGCCGTGCTAACCAGCGGCGCAAACATCGTTCTGGTGCCGATGGATGTCACTACCCAAACCATGATGACGCACGAGGATTTGGATGCGCTGGCCACCTGCGATAACCGCCTGAGCCGTTTTCTCGTCGAAACCATTCGTCCGTGGATGGATTTTTCCATGCAGACTCGCCAGCTACCGGGCTGCTGGATCCACGATGTGCTGACCGTCGCCTGGCTGCTTGAGCCAGAACTTGTGAGCTGGACGGAGGATTATGTGGACGTGTCCCTGAACGGGCTGAGCCGGGGCAGAACGCTGCGTTATGGCCCGGAACATTTGCGGCTGGCGGTGAACGTTGACGCCCCGCAGGGCAAGCCGGTCACGCTGCTGCAAACCGTGGATAACCAGAAGCTGCTGGCGCTTATCGACAGGCACATCCGCCAGTTTGCATAG